The genome window CTCAAGGCGGATGAGGGCATTCGCGATGCCTTGCGCACGGCTTACAGGACGGTGGTGAAGGAGCGGAAACCGGAGCAGGTGAAGATGCTCAAGGACTGGCCGCGCGTGAACCAGCTCAGCGGCGGCTCGCTGTATCTCTACGACACCACGTACAAGACGAAGCACGCGGACACGCTCAAGAAGATGGCAGAGGAGGCGACCGCTGTTCGCGCCACCAAGCCGAAGGAGCAGTTCCTGCAGGCGTTCACCGAGGTGCCGAAGGCGAATCCGAACTTGGTGCCTGCGACCTTCATCTTCCATCGCGGCGATCCCGAGCAGAAGAAGGACAAGGTGCCGCCCTCAGACCTGACGGTGCTGGCGGGACTGCGCAAAGTGGAACTGCCGGAGAAGTCCGCCACGCTGCCCACTACGGGACGCAGGCTCGCTTTTGCCGAAGCAATCACGGATGGGAAACATCCCCTGCTGGCCCGCGTGCTCGTGAACCGCGCGTGGATGCACCACTTCGGAAAAGGCATTGTCACCAGCGCGGGAGACTTTGGTGCGTTAGGTCAGATGCCCACCCACCCCGAGATGCTGGACTGGCTCGCAAGCGAGTTCATGGCGCAGGGCTGGAGCATGAAGCAACTGCACCGTCTCATCATGACGAGCGAGGCGTACCGCCAGAGTTCCACGCGGGATGCGAACAAGGAGCGCCTGGATCCGGACAACGCCCTGCTCTCGCGCATGAACGTGCGCCGACTGGAAGCCGAATCCCTCCGTGACTCCATGCTCGCCGTGAGTGGCAAGCTGGCCGGTCATCTCGCAGGGAAGCCGGTGCCGGTGATGGCCAATGAAGAAGGCCAGGTGGTGATTGGCATGGACACCAGCGACACCGCCGGACGTCCGAGCGGAAAGATCATCCCGCTGAATGGTGAAGAGTTCCGTCGCAGCATCTATGTGCAGGTGCGCCGCAGCAAGCCGCTGGGCATGCTGGAGACCTTCGACGCACCCACCATGGTGGAAGCGAATTGCAGCGAGCGCCCCAGCACCACGGTGAGCCCGCAGTCCCTGATGCTCATGAACAGCGGCTACATGCGCGAGTATGCCCAGTACTTCGCCATGCGCCTGCAGAAGGAACATGCGAACGATGTGAAGGCCCAGGTCACCCAAGCCTTCCGCCTTGCCTATGGCCGTGCACCCGAGCAGTCTGACATCGAAGCCGGCGTGAAGTTTGTGGAGGAACAGGTGGCCTTCTACAAAGCCCATCCCGCTCCGCTGGAGTATGCCGTCGGCCCGCCTTCGAAGCAAAATGCAGATGCGTCCCTGTTGGGCCTCGCAGCCCTGTGCCATGCGCTGATGAGCGCGAATGAGTTCCTGTATGTGGATTGAGGTGCGCTCGTACCTCACAGGTCGCTGGCGAGATCCATTTATTCAGATTGCGGAACTTGAGCGTCTCAGTTTGGCTCGCAGGTTACGCATGTATGAGTGAAGCGCGCGACAAAATGGTTTCAGTACTACGAAAAGTGGTCATTCCGAAACTTCGTGAGATGGGTTTTCGCGGTTCCTTTCCCCACTTTCGCCGCGCGGGTGCCAAGCAGCTGGATCTTCTGACATTTCAGTTCAGCCAGTGGAGCAGCTCTTTTGTTGTCGAGTTGGGGTGGTGCTCGGCGTCGGGACATACCATGCGTGACGGCACGCATTACCCGCCGG of Roseimicrobium gellanilyticum contains these proteins:
- a CDS encoding DUF1553 domain-containing protein; translated protein: MGGASAFGAAKAPTGPVTFEKDVRPILKAHCFHCHGEEGEMKGGLDVRLARFLAKGGKSGPAIVAGQPATSHILEVLKNGDMPKGKPPLKASEIAAIEKWIAAGAPTARPEPEKLGPEHAFTDEERAWWAFQPIQRPKVPAVKGQGSTLHGDNAIDAFLKVKLDKAGLAFSSEADRATLIRRATYDLTGLPPSPEEVDAFVNDSSPQAWEKVIERLLSSPHYGERWGRHWLDVAGYADSDGYTEKDTERPWAWKYRDYVIAAFNEDKPFDQFIQEQLAGDEMVKQPYRNLDAGAIEKLAATGFLRMAPDGTGTMNDRTSQNATIADTIKIVGTSLYGMTIACAQCHDHRYDPISQADYYRLRAVFEPGFDTNTWRNPAGRLVSLLTDAERADSAKIEAEAKKLDEARLKKQEEFITEVLEKELLKADEGIRDALRTAYRTVVKERKPEQVKMLKDWPRVNQLSGGSLYLYDTTYKTKHADTLKKMAEEATAVRATKPKEQFLQAFTEVPKANPNLVPATFIFHRGDPEQKKDKVPPSDLTVLAGLRKVELPEKSATLPTTGRRLAFAEAITDGKHPLLARVLVNRAWMHHFGKGIVTSAGDFGALGQMPTHPEMLDWLASEFMAQGWSMKQLHRLIMTSEAYRQSSTRDANKERLDPDNALLSRMNVRRLEAESLRDSMLAVSGKLAGHLAGKPVPVMANEEGQVVIGMDTSDTAGRPSGKIIPLNGEEFRRSIYVQVRRSKPLGMLETFDAPTMVEANCSERPSTTVSPQSLMLMNSGYMREYAQYFAMRLQKEHANDVKAQVTQAFRLAYGRAPEQSDIEAGVKFVEEQVAFYKAHPAPLEYAVGPPSKQNADASLLGLAALCHALMSANEFLYVD
- a CDS encoding DUF4304 domain-containing protein, with the protein product MSEARDKMVSVLRKVVIPKLREMGFRGSFPHFRRAGAKQLDLLTFQFSQWSSSFVVELGWCSASGHTMRDGTHYPPDRVRPCHLHRLRQRVRLGAESPDVTDHWFKFEPDKDRVRMDAALEVLSLLESQGERFWKEHIPY